A genomic segment from Luteolibacter ambystomatis encodes:
- a CDS encoding Ig-like domain-containing protein, with protein sequence MHHRYCLSAGFFLGTLALNGATTEFGHVVVVQNSNANTAAAVNLTKGAGSSSGFTITGGNRGDYDLSFNQTNDALSGVVISAIAQNGRDNSAQGDTFGQFYATSSADRNTTTNKYTLALFRAAQGDEININTSFAYFPYSDWYAGLARNSAATNGGANNTFTGHASLHLGTEFVDQGGGLSKLDLRALGHDTTTGILLVNHAKNEDNFALSRANNDGTFTIICKDNGTNTSTYEQDPVAFAFIPIDKVGTGSLIAAGRVNGNGSTDVAGGNFTVSKAANTGEWYLTIPGYTPSNGVLVISPEGADTNNQDNIVSYQWDATNSRFVIQSRDLTDDVTLPGLQNMASSGEDAFSFAFFSTTPAGNLPPEVEISGPVDGATVPNTAPLNIDIQTADGDGSITKIEIFEGPTKIGELTGSPWTYQIAAPAYGLHTYTAKAIDNLGSVRTSTPVTVNVTPPAGSGGLFFDGADDHVAFGDNPALKLQNFTLECWFKREGAGIVASTGSGGVSGVPLIAKGRGESDGSTVDCNYFLGIRGTDNVLCADFEDYATGLNHPVIGLTPVTSGVWHHAAVTFDGTQWKLYLDGNLETTSSTSGQIPRYDSIQHASLGTAMNSTGVQEGRFLGFMDEARIWNYARSSSDIQSSMNTEISAAGGLVARYSFAQSSGTTLLNSAGGSVDGTLVNGPLWTQGYTGFTGPTNNFPTVTLDSPVNGGTATAGQPLTLTASASDTDGTIVKVEFYDGGTKLGESTSAPFSFVWTNPTLGNHNLSVRATDNLGGIGASSVSAILMQPPAGTDAVYFDGVNDYATFGTNAALGLRTFTLETWFKREGAGTPAGSGSGGVSAVPLIAKGRGENDDNTLNCDYLFGIRASDGVLCADFEEGPDGTSPGLNHPVTGQTPVQMGVWQHAAVTYDGTTWRLYLNGNLDGELAVGQPPAWNSIQHAALAAALNSTGVPEGAFQGVLDETRIWNKARTVDEIRSTMNSEVVSASGLVARYAMNEPSGAIIHSSAGTTIDGTLTNGGFRTLGAPLNGDVPPSLTPVSPAHNETGEGSSVNLQTLVNDVDSQHLSVKTFARRVGTNSTGEDFTIIALPDTQYYSAEANGGTAAIYSAQTDWIVGEMDTRNIKFVMHLGDIVDNGAILSQWNNATNAMYRLENPDTTLLTHGMPYSVAVGNHDQSPNGNADGSTTYFNTFFGVHPTTGINHFNGKPYYGGAQFTNNADNNYSLFSAGGLDFILISLEYDTSPDAEDMAWADALLKQYPNRRAIIITHYMVDVGNPAPFSAMGQAIYNALKGNPNLMLMYGGHIHGEGRRTDTYQGRTVHSVLADYQGRTRGGDGWLRILEFSPANNRIHTRTYSPTLNQFETDADSEFDLSVDLQSSLEGFTEVATISNAAPGTTVSVPYTNLQAGNRYEWYSTVSDGTTTIVGPVRGFTTATAPQPPTVSITSPANGASFTIPTNVTLTADAADADGTVAKVGFYNGTTLLGEAATPPYSFNWQNVLPGSYTIFAKATDNAGLTTTSPPVAMTVVDPKPVVTVAATDASAGEFGTDKTLEFTFTRTGDVDQDQPVVFSLGGSAIPGTDYSIGSAATQTPGLGGYIMIPTGQSSTTLKFTVLADEANESNETVMVSIEDNEVYYTGTPAVATGIIADKPSQEWAYAQLSGSPLSGPTEDADADGRANLVEYFMKSQPGNGASSGVFQMMPPAEEGVFKIRYNRGKDLADVTGALEWSSDMIHWHGSGDNDGAHTLSITESVISSESADPQLIEATVTATAGGQPERIFVRLSVH encoded by the coding sequence ATGCATCATCGTTACTGTTTATCAGCGGGCTTTTTCCTGGGAACGCTGGCCTTGAACGGAGCCACCACCGAATTCGGTCACGTGGTGGTGGTTCAGAATAGCAATGCCAATACCGCCGCCGCGGTAAACCTGACCAAAGGAGCCGGAAGTTCCTCCGGATTCACGATCACCGGCGGCAACCGCGGGGACTACGACCTCTCCTTCAACCAGACGAACGACGCGCTGAGCGGCGTGGTCATTTCCGCGATTGCACAAAACGGCCGCGACAACTCCGCACAGGGCGACACCTTCGGCCAGTTCTACGCCACCAGCAGCGCGGACCGGAACACCACCACGAACAAATACACCCTGGCCCTGTTCCGCGCGGCCCAGGGCGATGAGATCAACATCAACACCTCCTTCGCCTACTTTCCCTACTCCGACTGGTATGCCGGTCTCGCGCGCAACTCCGCCGCGACCAACGGTGGTGCGAACAACACCTTCACCGGACATGCCTCGCTCCACCTCGGCACCGAGTTCGTGGATCAGGGCGGCGGCCTCTCGAAACTGGATCTACGCGCGCTGGGTCATGACACCACCACCGGCATCCTGCTGGTGAACCACGCGAAAAACGAGGACAACTTCGCGCTGTCCCGCGCCAACAATGACGGCACCTTCACCATCATCTGCAAGGACAACGGCACCAACACCTCCACCTACGAGCAGGATCCGGTCGCCTTCGCCTTCATTCCGATCGACAAGGTCGGCACCGGCAGCCTGATCGCCGCGGGCCGCGTGAATGGCAACGGTTCGACCGATGTCGCCGGGGGCAATTTCACCGTCTCCAAGGCCGCCAACACCGGCGAGTGGTATCTGACCATCCCGGGCTACACCCCTTCGAACGGCGTGCTGGTCATCAGTCCGGAAGGCGCGGACACGAACAACCAGGACAATATCGTCAGCTACCAGTGGGATGCCACGAATTCCCGCTTCGTGATCCAGAGCCGCGACCTCACGGACGATGTGACGCTGCCCGGCCTGCAGAACATGGCATCGTCCGGTGAGGATGCGTTCAGCTTCGCGTTCTTCTCCACCACGCCCGCGGGCAACCTGCCTCCGGAAGTGGAGATCAGCGGTCCCGTCGATGGCGCGACCGTGCCGAACACCGCTCCGCTCAACATCGACATCCAGACCGCCGATGGCGATGGCAGCATCACCAAGATCGAGATCTTCGAAGGGCCGACCAAGATCGGTGAACTAACCGGCTCTCCCTGGACCTATCAGATCGCCGCGCCCGCCTACGGACTGCACACCTATACCGCCAAGGCCATCGACAACCTCGGCTCGGTCCGCACTTCCACGCCGGTCACCGTCAATGTGACCCCGCCCGCAGGCTCCGGTGGATTGTTCTTCGATGGCGCGGACGACCATGTCGCTTTCGGGGACAATCCGGCGCTGAAGCTCCAGAATTTCACGCTCGAGTGCTGGTTCAAGCGCGAGGGCGCGGGAATCGTCGCGAGCACCGGCTCCGGTGGTGTTTCCGGTGTTCCGCTGATCGCGAAGGGACGCGGTGAAAGCGATGGCTCGACCGTGGACTGCAACTACTTCCTCGGCATCCGCGGCACGGACAACGTGCTGTGTGCGGACTTCGAGGACTACGCCACCGGCCTCAATCATCCGGTGATCGGCCTTACCCCCGTGACTTCCGGTGTCTGGCACCACGCCGCTGTGACGTTCGATGGCACGCAATGGAAACTCTACCTCGACGGGAATCTCGAAACGACCTCGTCCACCAGCGGACAAATCCCCCGCTACGACAGCATCCAGCATGCGTCGCTGGGCACGGCGATGAATTCCACCGGCGTGCAGGAAGGCCGCTTCCTCGGTTTCATGGACGAGGCCCGCATCTGGAACTATGCGCGCAGTAGCAGCGACATCCAGTCTTCGATGAACACGGAAATCTCCGCCGCAGGTGGACTGGTGGCCCGCTACAGCTTCGCCCAAAGCAGCGGCACGACGCTGCTGAACTCGGCGGGTGGTTCCGTGGATGGCACGCTGGTGAACGGTCCGCTTTGGACGCAGGGCTACACCGGCTTCACCGGACCGACCAATAATTTCCCGACCGTCACGCTCGACAGTCCGGTGAACGGCGGCACCGCCACCGCAGGCCAGCCGCTCACGCTCACGGCGAGCGCCAGCGACACCGATGGCACCATCGTGAAGGTGGAGTTCTATGACGGCGGCACCAAGCTCGGCGAGTCGACCAGCGCGCCGTTCTCGTTCGTGTGGACGAATCCGACGCTCGGCAATCACAACCTCTCCGTCCGTGCGACCGACAATCTCGGTGGCATCGGGGCTTCTTCCGTTTCTGCCATTCTCATGCAGCCTCCGGCCGGAACGGATGCGGTGTATTTCGATGGCGTGAACGACTACGCCACCTTCGGCACGAACGCCGCGCTTGGTCTGCGGACGTTCACCTTGGAAACGTGGTTCAAGCGTGAAGGAGCGGGCACACCCGCGGGCAGTGGCTCCGGTGGGGTTTCCGCCGTTCCGCTGATCGCGAAGGGCCGCGGCGAGAACGACGACAACACGTTGAACTGCGACTACCTCTTCGGTATCCGCGCCAGTGATGGCGTGCTCTGCGCCGACTTCGAAGAAGGACCGGATGGCACCAGCCCTGGCCTGAATCATCCGGTGACCGGACAAACACCGGTGCAGATGGGCGTGTGGCAGCACGCGGCCGTGACCTACGATGGCACGACCTGGCGCCTCTACTTGAACGGCAATCTCGATGGCGAACTCGCCGTCGGCCAGCCGCCTGCCTGGAACAGCATCCAGCACGCCGCCCTCGCCGCGGCGCTGAATTCCACCGGCGTGCCGGAAGGCGCTTTCCAAGGCGTGCTCGATGAGACACGCATCTGGAACAAGGCCCGCACGGTCGATGAGATCCGCTCGACGATGAACAGCGAGGTGGTTTCCGCCTCCGGCCTCGTCGCCCGCTACGCAATGAACGAGCCGTCCGGCGCGATCATCCACAGCAGCGCCGGCACCACCATTGATGGCACGCTGACCAACGGCGGCTTCCGCACGCTGGGCGCTCCGCTCAATGGCGATGTCCCACCTTCGCTCACTCCGGTTTCGCCGGCCCACAACGAAACCGGCGAGGGATCGAGCGTGAATCTCCAGACGCTGGTGAACGACGTGGATTCGCAGCACCTCTCGGTGAAAACCTTCGCACGCCGCGTGGGCACCAACAGCACGGGTGAGGACTTCACCATCATCGCCCTGCCGGACACGCAGTACTACTCGGCGGAAGCGAACGGCGGCACGGCGGCGATCTACTCGGCGCAGACCGACTGGATCGTCGGGGAGATGGACACGCGGAACATCAAGTTCGTGATGCACCTCGGTGACATCGTGGACAACGGCGCGATCCTCAGCCAGTGGAACAATGCCACCAACGCGATGTACCGCCTGGAAAATCCGGACACCACGCTGCTGACCCACGGCATGCCTTACTCGGTGGCCGTCGGCAACCACGACCAGTCGCCGAACGGCAATGCGGATGGCTCGACGACCTACTTCAACACCTTCTTCGGCGTCCATCCCACCACCGGCATCAACCACTTCAACGGCAAGCCCTACTACGGTGGCGCCCAGTTCACGAACAACGCGGACAACAACTATTCGCTGTTCAGCGCGGGCGGCCTCGACTTCATCCTGATCAGCCTGGAGTACGATACCTCTCCGGATGCCGAGGACATGGCCTGGGCGGATGCGCTGCTGAAGCAGTATCCGAACCGCCGCGCGATCATCATCACCCACTACATGGTGGACGTGGGCAATCCCGCTCCATTCAGCGCGATGGGCCAGGCCATCTATAACGCGCTCAAGGGCAACCCGAACCTGATGCTGATGTATGGCGGCCACATTCACGGTGAAGGACGCCGCACGGACACCTATCAGGGTCGCACGGTCCACTCCGTGCTCGCGGACTACCAGGGCCGCACCCGCGGTGGCGACGGCTGGCTGCGCATCCTCGAATTCTCCCCGGCGAACAACCGCATCCACACCCGCACCTATTCGCCCACGCTCAACCAGTTCGAAACCGATGCGGACAGCGAGTTCGACCTGAGCGTGGATCTGCAATCGTCTCTGGAAGGTTTCACAGAGGTCGCCACGATTTCGAATGCCGCTCCGGGCACGACGGTTTCGGTTCCCTACACCAACCTCCAGGCAGGCAACCGCTACGAATGGTACTCCACCGTTTCCGATGGTACGACGACCATCGTGGGTCCGGTGCGAGGGTTCACCACCGCGACCGCGCCGCAGCCGCCCACCGTTTCCATCACCTCCCCGGCCAATGGCGCGAGCTTCACGATTCCGACAAACGTGACGCTCACCGCCGATGCCGCGGACGCGGATGGCACGGTGGCGAAGGTCGGCTTCTACAACGGCACCACGCTGCTCGGTGAAGCGGCCACTCCTCCGTATTCATTCAACTGGCAAAACGTCCTGCCCGGCAGCTATACGATCTTCGCCAAGGCGACGGACAATGCCGGTCTCACCACCACCTCCCCACCGGTCGCCATGACCGTGGTCGATCCGAAGCCGGTGGTGACCGTCGCCGCCACGGATGCCAGCGCCGGTGAGTTCGGCACGGACAAGACACTGGAGTTCACCTTCACCCGCACGGGCGATGTGGATCAGGATCAGCCTGTGGTGTTCTCGCTCGGTGGTTCCGCCATTCCGGGAACCGACTACTCGATCGGTTCCGCCGCCACGCAGACACCCGGACTCGGCGGCTACATCATGATTCCGACAGGACAGAGCAGCACGACCCTGAAGTTCACGGTGCTGGCCGATGAAGCGAACGAAAGCAATGAAACCGTGATGGTTTCCATTGAGGACAACGAGGTCTATTACACCGGCACTCCGGCGGTGGCCACCGGCATCATCGCCGACAAGCCTTCGCAGGAATGGGCCTACGCCCAGCTCTCCGGCTCGCCGCTTTCCGGTCCGACCGAGGATGCGGACGCCGACGGCCGCGCGAACCTGGTGGAGTACTTCATGAAGAGCCAGCCGGGCAATGGCGCGAGCAGCGGCGTCTTCCAGATGATGCCTCCTGCGGAAGAAGGGGTCTTCAAGATCCGCTACAACCGCGGCAAGGATCTCGCCGACGTGACCGGTGCGCTGGAGTGGTCCAGTGACATGATCCACTGGCACGGCAGCGGCGACAACGATGGCGCGCACACGCTCTCCATCACCGAGAGCGTGATCTCGTCCGAGAGCGCGGACCCGCAGTTGATCGAGGCCACCGTCACCGCCACCGCAGGCGGCCAGCCGGAGCGCATCTTCGTCCGCCTCTCCGTCCACTGA
- a CDS encoding Gfo/Idh/MocA family protein, which yields MKPIRILCAGAGHMGRSHALAYHRIPGFEVCGIVTRSPESRAKLNAELGGGYPEFSDFHAALAETQPDAVSISTYPDTHAEYAEAAFAAGCHVFIEKPLAETVVEAERIVNAAIKADRKLVIGYILRHHPSWIKFIEMSHSLGKPLVMRMNLNQQSSGANWGTHKNLMSSISPIVDCGVHYVDVMCQMTRSKPVRVSGIGARLTDEIPEGKVNYGALQVTFEDGSVGWYEAGWGPMMSEVAFFVKDVVGPKGCVSIVAEKAGGEGQSANVDAHTQTQALRLHHSELKADGTFAKADETVRLDDEPDHDGLCHREQEYFLKAIRENLDLTDHMNDAVASMRIVAAADESFRTGKTIEL from the coding sequence ATGAAACCTATCCGTATTCTCTGTGCCGGTGCCGGCCACATGGGCCGTTCCCATGCACTTGCGTATCATCGCATCCCCGGCTTCGAGGTCTGTGGGATCGTCACCCGGTCCCCGGAATCCCGTGCGAAACTCAATGCCGAGCTGGGAGGCGGATATCCGGAGTTTTCGGATTTCCATGCCGCCTTGGCGGAAACGCAACCGGATGCTGTCTCAATCTCCACATACCCGGACACACACGCCGAATATGCGGAAGCTGCCTTTGCCGCAGGCTGCCACGTCTTCATCGAAAAGCCGCTGGCGGAGACCGTGGTGGAGGCCGAGCGGATCGTGAACGCCGCCATCAAGGCGGACCGCAAGCTGGTGATCGGCTACATCCTGCGCCACCACCCGAGCTGGATCAAATTCATCGAGATGTCGCACTCGCTCGGCAAGCCGCTGGTGATGCGCATGAACCTCAACCAGCAATCCTCCGGCGCGAACTGGGGTACTCACAAGAACCTCATGTCCTCGATCTCGCCGATCGTGGATTGCGGAGTGCACTACGTGGACGTGATGTGCCAGATGACCCGCTCGAAGCCGGTGCGCGTCTCCGGCATTGGTGCGCGCCTCACCGACGAGATTCCGGAAGGCAAGGTCAACTACGGTGCGCTCCAGGTGACCTTCGAGGATGGCTCCGTCGGCTGGTATGAGGCCGGATGGGGTCCGATGATGAGCGAGGTGGCGTTCTTCGTGAAGGACGTGGTCGGGCCGAAAGGCTGTGTCTCGATTGTGGCGGAGAAGGCCGGTGGCGAAGGTCAGAGCGCCAACGTGGACGCCCACACCCAGACCCAGGCGCTGCGCTTGCACCATTCCGAACTCAAGGCCGACGGGACCTTCGCCAAGGCCGATGAAACCGTGCGCCTCGATGACGAACCCGATCACGATGGCTTGTGCCACCGCGAGCAGGAGTATTTCCTCAAGGCGATCCGCGAGAACCTCGATCTCACCGATCACATGAACGACGCCGTCGCCTCGATGCGCATCGTCGCCGCTGCGGACGAAAGCTTCCGCACCGGCAAGACCATCGAACTCTGA